A genome region from Macaca nemestrina isolate mMacNem1 chromosome 20, mMacNem.hap1, whole genome shotgun sequence includes the following:
- the LOC105495428 gene encoding zinc finger protein 570 isoform X2 — translation MLENYRILVSLGLCFSKPSVILLLEQGKAPWMVKRELTKGLCSGWEPICETEELTPKQDFYEEHQSQKIIETLTSYNLEYSSLKEEWKCEGYFERQPGNQKACFKEEIITHEEPLVDEREQEYKSWGSFHQNPLLCTQRIIPKEEKVHKHDTQKRSFKKNLMAIKPKSVCAEKKLLKCNDCEKVFSQSSSLTLHQRIHTGEKPYKCIECGKAFSQRSNLVQHQRIHTGEKPYECKECRKAFSQNAHLVQHLRVHTGEKPYECKVCRKAFSQFAYLAQHQRVHTGEKPYECIECGKAFSNRSSIAQHQRVHTGEKPYECNVCGKAFSLRAYLTVHQRIHTGERPYECKECGKAFSQNSHLAQHQRIHTGEKPYKCQECRKAFSQIAYLAQHQRVHTGEKPYECIECGKAFSNDSSLTQHQRVHTGEKPYECTVCGKAFSYCGSLAQHQRIHTGERPYECKECKKTFRQHAHLAHHQRIHIGESLSPPNPVNHQVL, via the coding sequence GCTGGGAGCCTATATGTGAGACTGAAGAATTAACCCCAAAGCAGGACTTTTATGAAGAACATCAATCCCAGAAGATAATAGAAACACTTACAAGCTATAACCTTGAATACTCCAGTTTGAAAGAAGAGTGGAAATGtgagggctattttgaaaggCAACCAGGGAATCAGAAGGCGTGTTTCAAGGAAGAGATAATCACTCATGAAGAACCCCTTGTTGATGAAAGAGAACAAGAATATAAATCTTGGGGAAGTTTTCATCAGAACCCACTGCTTTGTACACAAAGGATAATCCCCAAAGAGGAGAAAGTACATAAACATGACACACAAaagagaagctttaaaaaaaatttaatggctATTAAGCCCAAGAGTGTCTGTGCAGAGAAGAAACTTTTGAAATGTAATGACTGCGAAAAAGTCTTCAGCCAGAGTTCATCCCTTACTCTTCatcaaagaattcatactggagagaaaccctataaatgtataGAGTGTGGAAAAGCCTTCAGCCAGAGATCAAATCTTGTTCAGCATCAGAGgattcacactggagaaaaaccctatgaatgtaaggaatgtagGAAAGCCTTCAGTCAGAATGCACATCTAGTTCAACATCTGCgagttcatactggagaaaaaccttaTGAATGTAAGGTATGTCGAAAAGCCTTCAGTCAGTTTGCCTACCTTGCTCAACACCAGAGAgttcatacaggagagaaaccctacgaatgtatcgaatgtgggaaagcttttagCAACAGATCATCCATTGCTCAACACCAGAGAgttcatacaggagagaaaccctatgaatgtaacgTCTGTGGGAAAGCATTTAGCCTTCGTGCATACCTTACAGTACATCAGAGAATacatactggagagagaccctatgaatgtaaggaatgtgggaaggccttcagCCAGAATTCACACCTTGCtcaacatcagagaattcatactggagaaaagcCTTATAAGTGTCAGGAATGTAGAAAAGCATTCAGCCAGATTGCCTACCTTGCTCAGCATCAAagagttcatactggagagaaaccctatgaatgtatcGAATGTGGGAAGGCTTTTAGCAATGACTCGTCCCTTACTCAACATCAGCgagttcatactggagagaaaccttacgaATGTACTGTTTGTGGAAAGGCTTTTAGTTACTGTGGATCCCTTGCccaacatcagagaattcatactggagagagaccctatgaatgtaaggaatgcaAAAAAACCTTCAGGCAGCATGCACACCTTGCTCATCACCAGAGAATTCACATTGGGGAGTCACTGTCACCACCCAACCCAGTCAATCACCAAGTCCTATAG
- the LOC105495428 gene encoding zinc finger protein 570 isoform X3, whose product MAIKPKSVCAEKKLLKCNDCEKVFSQSSSLTLHQRIHTGEKPYKCIECGKAFSQRSNLVQHQRIHTGEKPYECKECRKAFSQNAHLVQHLRVHTGEKPYECKVCRKAFSQFAYLAQHQRVHTGEKPYECIECGKAFSNRSSIAQHQRVHTGEKPYECNVCGKAFSLRAYLTVHQRIHTGERPYECKECGKAFSQNSHLAQHQRIHTGEKPYKCQECRKAFSQIAYLAQHQRVHTGEKPYECIECGKAFSNDSSLTQHQRVHTGEKPYECTVCGKAFSYCGSLAQHQRIHTGERPYECKECKKTFRQHAHLAHHQRIHIGESLSPPNPVNHQVL is encoded by the coding sequence atggctATTAAGCCCAAGAGTGTCTGTGCAGAGAAGAAACTTTTGAAATGTAATGACTGCGAAAAAGTCTTCAGCCAGAGTTCATCCCTTACTCTTCatcaaagaattcatactggagagaaaccctataaatgtataGAGTGTGGAAAAGCCTTCAGCCAGAGATCAAATCTTGTTCAGCATCAGAGgattcacactggagaaaaaccctatgaatgtaaggaatgtagGAAAGCCTTCAGTCAGAATGCACATCTAGTTCAACATCTGCgagttcatactggagaaaaaccttaTGAATGTAAGGTATGTCGAAAAGCCTTCAGTCAGTTTGCCTACCTTGCTCAACACCAGAGAgttcatacaggagagaaaccctacgaatgtatcgaatgtgggaaagcttttagCAACAGATCATCCATTGCTCAACACCAGAGAgttcatacaggagagaaaccctatgaatgtaacgTCTGTGGGAAAGCATTTAGCCTTCGTGCATACCTTACAGTACATCAGAGAATacatactggagagagaccctatgaatgtaaggaatgtgggaaggccttcagCCAGAATTCACACCTTGCtcaacatcagagaattcatactggagaaaagcCTTATAAGTGTCAGGAATGTAGAAAAGCATTCAGCCAGATTGCCTACCTTGCTCAGCATCAAagagttcatactggagagaaaccctatgaatgtatcGAATGTGGGAAGGCTTTTAGCAATGACTCGTCCCTTACTCAACATCAGCgagttcatactggagagaaaccttacgaATGTACTGTTTGTGGAAAGGCTTTTAGTTACTGTGGATCCCTTGCccaacatcagagaattcatactggagagagaccctatgaatgtaaggaatgcaAAAAAACCTTCAGGCAGCATGCACACCTTGCTCATCACCAGAGAATTCACATTGGGGAGTCACTGTCACCACCCAACCCAGTCAATCACCAAGTCCTATAG